In Methanothermococcus thermolithotrophicus DSM 2095, one DNA window encodes the following:
- a CDS encoding gamma-glutamylcyclotransferase family protein, with amino-acid sequence MKVKALEVGFNVFAYGELMKEERLKELINRVPKMKKGKVFGFEKFFDDSIGYYGAREKKNKFIEGIILFGITEDELKIFDDYEDEGIYYIRRETSAIDEEGNEYSVFIYLRKED; translated from the coding sequence ATGAAGGTTAAAGCTTTAGAGGTTGGATTTAACGTATTTGCATATGGAGAATTGATGAAAGAAGAGAGATTAAAGGAGTTAATAAATAGGGTTCCAAAAATGAAAAAAGGAAAAGTTTTTGGATTTGAAAAGTTTTTTGATGATAGTATTGGTTACTACGGTGCAAGGGAAAAGAAAAACAAATTTATTGAAGGGATTATTTTATTTGGTATAACTGAGGATGAATTAAAAATATTTGATGATTACGAAGATGAAGGCATTTACTACATAAGGAGAGAAACAAGTGCCATTGATGAAGAAGGTAATGAATATTCTGTTTTTATATATTTAAGGAAGGAGGACTAG
- a CDS encoding amidohydrolase — MILIENLSYVVDNDLKTYRNCDILIEKVETDNKPKTNKTIGKNLVEKKNLNRKDLKIIDGRNKCAIPGLVNTHTHIPMTLLRGIADDMILQNWLNEKIWPNEAKLTKEDVYYGSILGCLEMLRFGVTTFNEMYFFSEEILKATKEIGLKGVIGFPIIDFGTPENKSLDKLLKMAEDFISKHNDENLVKPAIAPHAPYTCSDETYLKCKEMADDYNTLLHTHLSETRYEVVEMENNLKTRPIEYLEKIGVLDKNVIGAHCVWITKDEVRKLAKHDAKVSHCPTSNMKLASGGVMPLVEMLNEGVNVSIGTDGPASNNNLDILEEMKVTALLHKAHRWDPTVGDIDAVLKMAFNSDILGSENNDIVLIDLNAPHLRPVNNIKSNIVYSANGNDVDTVIVEGSILMENKKFKFEDKFLNKVYENVEKIKEKFN; from the coding sequence ATGATTTTAATAGAAAACCTTTCATATGTGGTTGATAACGATTTAAAGACCTATAGAAACTGCGATATTTTAATAGAAAAAGTAGAAACTGATAACAAACCAAAAACAAATAAAACAATAGGCAAAAATCTTGTTGAGAAAAAAAATTTAAACAGAAAAGACCTTAAAATCATAGACGGAAGAAATAAATGTGCTATACCGGGATTGGTCAATACACACACCCATATTCCAATGACACTTTTAAGGGGAATTGCAGACGATATGATTTTACAGAATTGGCTAAATGAAAAGATATGGCCAAATGAAGCAAAATTAACTAAAGAAGATGTTTATTATGGCTCCATCTTAGGATGTCTAGAGATGCTAAGGTTTGGAGTTACGACATTTAATGAAATGTACTTTTTTTCAGAGGAGATTTTAAAGGCTACAAAAGAAATTGGATTAAAAGGAGTTATCGGCTTTCCAATAATCGATTTTGGAACACCTGAAAATAAAAGCCTTGATAAACTCTTAAAAATGGCAGAAGATTTTATTTCAAAGCATAATGATGAAAATCTAGTTAAACCTGCAATCGCACCACATGCTCCATACACTTGCTCAGATGAAACCTATTTAAAATGTAAGGAAATGGCTGACGATTACAATACCTTATTACATACTCATTTATCTGAAACAAGGTATGAAGTTGTTGAAATGGAAAATAATTTAAAAACCCGTCCAATAGAATATTTAGAAAAAATAGGGGTTTTGGATAAAAATGTTATAGGAGCTCACTGTGTATGGATTACAAAGGATGAAGTTAGAAAACTGGCAAAACATGATGCAAAAGTTTCCCACTGCCCAACAAGCAACATGAAGTTGGCAAGTGGTGGAGTTATGCCCCTTGTTGAAATGCTAAATGAAGGGGTAAATGTTTCTATTGGAACCGACGGTCCTGCAAGTAACAACAACTTAGATATCTTAGAGGAAATGAAAGTAACGGCATTACTACACAAAGCACATAGATGGGACCCAACAGTTGGGGACATAGATGCAGTTTTAAAAATGGCATTTAATAGCGACATACTAGGATCTGAAAACAACGATATCGTATTGATAGACCTTAATGCACCACATTTAAGACCTGTTAACAATATAAAATCCAATATTGTTTATTCTGCAAATGGTAATGATGTTGATACAGTTATAGTTGAGGGCAGTATTTTAATGGAAAACAAAAAATTTAAATTTGAAGATAAATTTTTAAATAAGGTATATGAAAATGTAGAAAAAATAAAAGAGAAGTTCAACTAA
- a CDS encoding PHP domain-containing protein, translating to MKIDMHVHTISSKCSINPINILRKVCLKKEIIPVIADHNILTKVDFGIPGEEIATERGEFIGMFLNEQINEKDIFEAFDKVKEQGGLIYLPHPFDIKRKRSLCKFNNLNDPEFTKKIDIVEIFNSRCIDNQPNERAYEYAKKNKMLMGVGSDSHFPWEIGNSYMIIDDFDIDNPKEFLKTLKKSNKLNYHGKLGNPLNMLFCSKLSKKIKKLKCDFLWKI from the coding sequence ATGAAAATAGACATGCATGTCCACACCATATCCTCCAAATGCTCCATAAATCCAATAAATATTTTAAGAAAAGTTTGTTTAAAAAAAGAAATCATACCAGTTATAGCAGACCACAACATACTAACAAAGGTGGATTTTGGAATTCCAGGGGAAGAAATTGCAACAGAGAGAGGCGAATTTATTGGAATGTTCTTAAACGAGCAGATAAACGAAAAGGATATTTTTGAGGCATTTGATAAAGTAAAGGAACAAGGAGGCCTTATCTATCTTCCCCATCCGTTTGATATAAAAAGGAAAAGATCTTTGTGTAAGTTTAATAATTTAAATGATCCCGAATTTACAAAGAAAATTGACATAGTTGAAATTTTTAACAGTAGATGTATTGACAACCAACCTAACGAACGGGCATACGAATATGCAAAGAAAAACAAAATGTTAATGGGAGTTGGAAGCGATTCTCATTTTCCATGGGAAATAGGAAATAGCTACATGATTATAGACGATTTTGATATTGACAATCCCAAAGAGTTTTTAAAAACTTTAAAGAAATCCAACAAATTAAACTACCATGGAAAGTTAGGAAATCCTTTAAACATGCTATTTTGTAGTAAGCTTTCTAAAAAAATTAAAAAATTAAAATGTGATTTTTTATGGAAGATATAA
- a CDS encoding RNA ligase has product MEDISCCDSDKFISKISERLKISEEDLKKGFMRKIITTDEYKGTKILSFKKKLKHIERGTIVFLNDNIEYIMGYPKIRRAMTLYPTLKKYFIDKIVVEEKLDGYNIRIANINDEVIAITRGGKICPFTTKKVSKFLSNSIKILDDYPDLMLCGEMVGLNNPYVSHYYPEVDKELSNNEYENLGFYIFDIRNKETNNPLSINEKEKMLKKYNIPYVKPLGIFDKEGAHEKVRELIETLSNEQREGVVLKDPDMAVEPIKYTTHYTQCNDLSVAFEYMYDLGIDFMFSRIVREGYQSFEFGENEEEMERRALDLGKSILYPMVNSIKKVSQGGTISEDFEIFMDSEEDIAEFVAYLKKLHINFTIKNKEKIDNGIYKVKIGRIYSSTNDRIKSHLNGNLW; this is encoded by the coding sequence ATGGAAGATATAAGCTGTTGTGATTCTGATAAATTTATTTCAAAAATTTCAGAAAGGTTGAAAATAAGCGAAGAAGATTTAAAAAAAGGCTTTATGAGAAAGATAATAACAACAGACGAGTATAAAGGCACCAAAATATTGTCATTCAAAAAGAAATTAAAACATATTGAAAGGGGCACCATCGTATTTTTAAATGATAATATTGAGTACATCATGGGTTATCCAAAAATTAGAAGAGCCATGACTTTGTATCCCACATTAAAAAAGTACTTTATAGATAAAATTGTTGTAGAGGAGAAGTTAGACGGTTATAACATTAGAATAGCCAATATAAATGATGAGGTAATTGCAATTACAAGGGGAGGAAAGATCTGCCCATTTACAACAAAAAAAGTTTCAAAATTTCTATCAAATAGTATAAAAATATTGGATGATTATCCTGATTTAATGCTTTGTGGGGAAATGGTAGGTTTAAACAATCCTTACGTATCCCACTACTATCCAGAAGTTGATAAAGAATTGAGTAATAACGAATACGAAAACTTAGGATTCTATATTTTTGACATAAGAAATAAAGAAACAAATAACCCACTTTCAATTAATGAAAAGGAAAAAATGCTTAAAAAGTATAATATTCCTTATGTAAAACCTCTTGGAATATTTGATAAAGAAGGAGCTCATGAAAAGGTTAGAGAATTAATTGAAACATTGAGCAATGAGCAAAGGGAGGGGGTAGTATTAAAAGATCCAGATATGGCTGTTGAACCTATAAAATACACTACCCACTATACTCAATGTAACGATTTATCAGTAGCATTTGAATATATGTATGACTTAGGAATTGACTTTATGTTTAGCAGGATCGTTAGGGAGGGGTATCAATCTTTTGAATTTGGAGAAAATGAAGAAGAAATGGAAAGAAGGGCACTTGACTTAGGAAAGTCTATACTGTATCCAATGGTCAACAGCATAAAAAAAGTTTCACAAGGCGGAACAATTTCAGAAGATTTTGAAATATTCATGGATAGTGAGGAAGATATAGCCGAGTTTGTAGCATATTTAAAGAAATTACATATTAATTTCACGATAAAGAATAAAGAAAAAATAGATAATGGGATTTATAAGGTAAAAATAGGTAGGATATACAGTTCAACAAATGACAGAATCAAGAGCCACTTAAACGGAAATCTCTGGTAA
- the purL gene encoding phosphoribosylformylglycinamidine synthase subunit PurL produces MDLNDLKYIEEKLGRKPNDVEVGMFENLWSEHCAYRSSKKLLRMFGKTIKENQNIVVGPGDDAAIIKVDGKTCIAMAMESHNHPSYIDPYNGAATGVGGIVRDIISMNAKPIALMDALRFGDIEGEEKDKVRWLIEGVVKGIGDYGNRIGVPTVGGECEFDKSYDYNNLVNVVCIGLVNEDEIITGSAKEPGLSLILVGSTGRDGIGGASFASKDLTSESEEDRPSVQIGDAFTEKCLIDATLEACKTGKIKAMKDLGAAGITSSCSEMCYSGGVGAELYLENVILREEGMTPYEIMVSESQERMLVAVEEGSEEEVIKIFEKYELPASVIGKTTDTKKLVAKMNGETVVDLPLELLCEATLLDREEKEDLKETPDNKDEIKMPEDLNEVLLKLLKSPNINSKEWIYQQYDHEVQLRTVVKPGKDAAVLRLIDGYPKGIAITTDCNSTYCKLNPYEGSLNTVCESVRNLATVGAKPIGMLDNLNFGNPEKPERFWQLKESVKGLADGAEFFNIPVVGGNVSLYNETVIDGKDYPINPTPTISIVGVIEDVEKVPGVFKKAGEGDILIITNETKDEMGGSEYYKVIHNTEEGIVPKVDLEKEKQIYEKVVELINKGLINEAVDCSKGGLAVALAKMCISNNIGAKLELADYNKNNLREDVLLFSETSGRIILAVSEENAEEVLKETGGYIIGKIHGEKLKIKLNGEKIIKLKVKKLSKAYKNAFSEMMGELE; encoded by the coding sequence ATGGATCTAAACGATTTAAAGTATATTGAGGAAAAATTAGGTAGAAAACCAAATGATGTTGAAGTTGGAATGTTTGAGAACCTCTGGAGTGAACACTGTGCATATAGGAGCTCTAAAAAACTTTTAAGAATGTTTGGAAAAACCATCAAGGAAAATCAAAACATTGTAGTAGGTCCAGGAGACGACGCTGCAATAATCAAAGTAGATGGTAAAACATGTATTGCAATGGCGATGGAAAGCCACAACCACCCATCATACATAGACCCATACAACGGTGCAGCTACAGGTGTTGGTGGAATTGTTAGGGATATAATTTCAATGAATGCAAAACCTATAGCATTAATGGACGCTTTGAGATTTGGAGATATTGAAGGTGAAGAAAAGGACAAAGTTAGATGGTTAATTGAAGGTGTAGTTAAGGGAATCGGGGACTACGGAAACAGAATAGGGGTCCCAACAGTTGGTGGAGAATGTGAATTTGATAAATCCTACGACTACAACAACCTTGTAAACGTTGTATGTATTGGACTTGTAAACGAAGATGAGATAATAACTGGAAGTGCAAAAGAACCAGGATTATCCTTAATATTGGTTGGAAGTACTGGAAGAGACGGTATAGGAGGAGCTTCCTTTGCTTCAAAAGACCTTACAAGCGAAAGTGAAGAAGACAGACCAAGTGTTCAAATTGGGGACGCATTCACTGAAAAATGTTTGATAGATGCTACATTAGAAGCATGTAAAACAGGAAAAATAAAAGCTATGAAGGATTTAGGGGCAGCAGGTATAACTTCATCATGTTCTGAAATGTGTTACAGTGGAGGAGTTGGGGCAGAGCTCTATTTAGAAAATGTAATTTTAAGAGAAGAAGGAATGACTCCTTATGAAATAATGGTTTCAGAAAGTCAGGAGAGAATGCTTGTAGCTGTTGAAGAAGGAAGTGAGGAAGAAGTAATTAAAATATTTGAAAAATACGAGCTCCCAGCATCTGTAATCGGTAAAACTACTGATACAAAAAAACTAGTTGCAAAGATGAATGGAGAAACCGTTGTAGATTTACCTCTTGAACTTCTCTGTGAAGCTACTTTATTGGATAGGGAAGAAAAAGAAGATTTAAAAGAAACCCCTGACAACAAAGACGAAATAAAAATGCCTGAAGACTTAAACGAAGTTCTTTTGAAGTTGTTGAAGAGTCCAAATATTAACTCAAAAGAATGGATATACCAGCAGTACGACCACGAAGTTCAGTTGAGAACTGTGGTAAAACCAGGAAAAGATGCAGCAGTTTTAAGGTTAATAGATGGTTACCCTAAAGGAATAGCCATAACAACAGACTGCAACTCCACGTACTGTAAATTAAATCCTTACGAAGGAAGCTTAAACACAGTATGTGAAAGCGTCAGGAATTTGGCAACAGTTGGGGCAAAACCTATAGGAATGCTTGACAACTTGAACTTTGGAAACCCGGAGAAACCAGAAAGGTTCTGGCAGTTAAAAGAATCTGTAAAAGGATTGGCAGATGGGGCAGAATTTTTCAACATACCTGTTGTAGGTGGAAACGTAAGTCTCTACAACGAAACGGTAATAGATGGAAAAGATTATCCAATTAACCCAACACCTACAATTAGTATAGTTGGTGTTATAGAGGATGTTGAAAAAGTTCCAGGAGTATTTAAAAAAGCTGGAGAAGGGGATATTTTAATCATCACAAACGAAACCAAGGATGAAATGGGCGGAAGTGAGTACTACAAAGTAATTCATAATACGGAAGAAGGAATAGTTCCAAAAGTGGATTTAGAGAAAGAAAAACAGATTTACGAAAAAGTGGTGGAGTTAATAAACAAAGGTTTAATTAATGAAGCTGTTGACTGTTCAAAAGGTGGTTTAGCCGTAGCTCTTGCAAAAATGTGCATAAGCAACAACATCGGTGCAAAGTTAGAGCTCGCGGATTACAACAAGAACAACTTAAGAGAAGATGTCCTCCTATTCTCCGAAACATCCGGAAGAATCATACTTGCAGTAAGTGAAGAAAACGCAGAAGAAGTTTTAAAAGAAACTGGTGGATACATTATTGGAAAAATCCACGGTGAAAAATTAAAAATAAAACTAAATGGCGAAAAAATAATTAAATTAAAAGTTAAAAAACTATCTAAAGCATATAAAAATGCATTTTCAGAAATGATGGGAGAACTTGAATAA
- a CDS encoding radical SAM protein — MKNENRHKDSSYLQDISLDLSQFKMITGIDIDTLENELLLEINKNYCCKVPLNYDVELLDEKIILKEFDDELSGGNISEPSKIKAESIKSGILNSISLNLAQNLVNKTTGRKTYYIFQPIPLIGHTAFGLIDRGTNVIQVRGLSGCNINCPFCSVDEGKHSKTRKNDYYVDKDYLVEEYKKIVEFKGNKHIEAHLDGQGEPTLYHPLPDLVQDLNEINKEGNGIVTMQSNGVDLSYKLVDELEEAGLHRINLSINALDERMSKMLSGKRDYKIEKILELAEYIKNSKIHLLIAPLLLPNVNDGEFKKVIDYAVDLECKNPQNIINPLTKKKNPILGVQLCLTYQFGRRVKKMRIWEFKKFYDLLKTYENEYEKKGINVKLRVSLSEDFGSHRRKKLPCPFKINEVVNAKVVMGGRIQGEVIGVAKDRLIQIISPPKGGIKTEGFIHKNENKLIGKTVKVRILRTKDNVIVGSLSKQ, encoded by the coding sequence ATGAAAAACGAAAATAGGCATAAGGATAGTTCATATCTTCAAGATATTTCACTGGATTTAAGTCAGTTTAAGATGATTACAGGTATCGATATTGATACCCTTGAAAATGAGTTATTGCTAGAAATAAATAAAAATTATTGCTGTAAGGTGCCCCTAAACTATGATGTGGAATTATTGGATGAAAAAATCATTCTAAAAGAGTTTGATGACGAGCTCAGTGGGGGCAATATTTCTGAACCCTCCAAAATAAAGGCTGAATCTATAAAGTCAGGTATATTGAATTCGATTTCTTTAAATCTAGCTCAAAATTTGGTTAATAAAACCACAGGTAGAAAAACATACTATATATTCCAACCTATCCCATTAATAGGACATACTGCCTTTGGTTTGATTGATAGGGGTACGAACGTTATACAGGTTAGAGGGTTAAGTGGATGTAACATAAACTGTCCATTCTGTTCTGTTGATGAAGGAAAACATTCTAAAACACGAAAAAACGACTATTATGTTGATAAAGATTATTTAGTTGAAGAGTACAAAAAAATTGTTGAGTTCAAGGGCAACAAACACATAGAAGCTCACCTGGACGGTCAAGGAGAACCTACATTATACCATCCGTTACCAGATTTAGTTCAAGATTTAAATGAAATAAACAAAGAGGGAAATGGAATCGTGACCATGCAATCCAATGGTGTGGATTTATCGTATAAATTGGTGGATGAATTAGAAGAGGCAGGATTGCATAGAATAAATCTATCCATCAATGCATTAGATGAGAGAATGTCAAAGATGCTATCTGGTAAAAGAGATTATAAAATCGAAAAAATCTTGGAATTGGCTGAATATATAAAGAATTCAAAAATCCATCTTTTAATAGCTCCATTACTCCTGCCAAATGTAAACGATGGGGAATTTAAAAAAGTAATTGATTATGCAGTTGATTTAGAATGTAAAAATCCTCAAAATATCATAAATCCGCTAACAAAAAAGAAAAATCCTATCCTAGGGGTTCAATTGTGTTTAACATACCAGTTTGGAAGGCGAGTAAAGAAAATGAGGATTTGGGAGTTTAAAAAATTTTATGATTTACTTAAAACCTATGAAAACGAATATGAGAAAAAAGGAATTAACGTTAAGCTCAGGGTTTCATTATCTGAAGATTTTGGAAGCCATAGAAGAAAAAAACTACCATGTCCATTTAAAATAAACGAAGTTGTGAATGCAAAGGTTGTTATGGGCGGAAGAATCCAGGGAGAAGTAATAGGGGTTGCAAAAGATAGATTGATACAGATAATAAGTCCTCCAAAGGGAGGTATCAAAACCGAAGGTTTTATCCATAAGAATGAAAATAAACTTATAGGAAAAACGGTTAAAGTTAGAATCCTGAGAACAAAGGACAATGTTATAGTAGGTAGCCTTTCCAAGCAATAA
- a CDS encoding type II toxin-antitoxin system VapC family toxin — MIKVLDASALIHDYNPIIEDGEHYTTNGIIQEVESKKDVVALALEYGKLKVREPLNESVEKVRETAVKTGDTISIRDIEVLALTMDLGGTLYTDDYGIQNVAKKLRIPTKPVITEGIKGKFVWRKICKGCKKMYLIDHDEDICEVCGSVLERKMVKNRLNNVKNNKGKKKGKR, encoded by the coding sequence ATGATAAAGGTTTTAGATGCTTCAGCTCTTATTCACGATTATAATCCAATAATTGAAGATGGTGAACACTACACTACAAACGGCATAATACAAGAGGTTGAATCAAAGAAAGATGTTGTTGCTTTAGCTTTAGAGTACGGAAAGTTAAAAGTACGTGAACCCCTTAATGAAAGTGTCGAAAAAGTAAGAGAAACTGCCGTAAAAACAGGAGATACTATATCCATACGTGATATTGAAGTACTTGCACTCACAATGGATCTAGGAGGTACACTTTATACTGATGACTATGGTATCCAAAATGTAGCTAAAAAATTACGTATTCCAACTAAACCTGTGATTACTGAAGGTATAAAGGGAAAGTTTGTCTGGAGAAAAATTTGCAAAGGCTGTAAAAAAATGTACCTAATAGACCATGACGAAGATATATGTGAAGTATGCGGCAGTGTTTTGGAAAGAAAAATGGTTAAAAATAGGTTAAATAACGTGAAAAATAACAAAGGTAAAAAGAAAGGTAAGAGGTAA
- a CDS encoding F420-dependent methylenetetrahydromethanopterin dehydrogenase — translation MVVKVGIIKCGNIGMSPIVDLALDERADRKDIDVIVLSSGAKMGPEQVEEVTTKMVNEVKPDFIVYIGPNPAAPGPKKAREILSSSDIPAVIIGDAPGLKAKDEIAEQGLGYIIIKCDPMIGARRQFLDPVEMAMFNADVIRVLAGTGALRVVQNAIDDMINAVKEEKEIELPKIVINEQKAVEAMEFTNPYAKAKAMAAFVMAEKVGDVDVKGCFMTKEMEKYIPIVASAHEMIRYAAKLVDEARELEKSTDGVSRKPHHPEGQILSKKELMEKPE, via the coding sequence ATGGTTGTGAAAGTAGGAATTATCAAGTGTGGGAATATCGGGATGTCTCCAATTGTGGACTTAGCATTGGATGAGAGGGCAGATAGAAAAGATATAGATGTTATAGTTTTAAGCAGTGGGGCAAAGATGGGGCCAGAGCAAGTGGAAGAAGTAACTACAAAAATGGTAAATGAAGTAAAACCAGATTTTATAGTTTACATAGGACCAAACCCAGCTGCACCAGGTCCAAAAAAAGCAAGAGAAATTTTAAGTAGCTCAGATATTCCTGCAGTAATTATCGGTGATGCTCCAGGTTTAAAGGCAAAGGACGAAATTGCTGAACAAGGGCTGGGGTATATCATTATAAAATGCGACCCAATGATTGGTGCAAGAAGACAGTTTTTAGACCCTGTTGAAATGGCAATGTTTAACGCAGATGTAATAAGAGTGTTGGCAGGTACCGGAGCTCTAAGGGTTGTACAAAACGCAATTGATGATATGATTAATGCTGTTAAGGAAGAAAAAGAAATTGAATTACCAAAAATAGTTATCAACGAGCAAAAAGCTGTTGAAGCTATGGAATTTACCAACCCTTACGCAAAGGCAAAGGCAATGGCCGCATTTGTTATGGCTGAAAAAGTTGGAGATGTTGACGTTAAAGGATGCTTCATGACAAAAGAGATGGAAAAATACATCCCAATTGTAGCATCTGCCCATGAAATGATAAGATATGCTGCTAAATTAGTGGATGAAGCAAGAGAGTTAGAAAAATCAACAGATGGTGTAAGTAGAAAACCACACCATCCAGAAGGACAAATATTAAGTAAAAAAGAGTTAATGGAAAAACCAGAATAA
- a CDS encoding acyl-CoA dehydratase activase produces the protein MILGIDIGSTTTKMVLMDDKNIVDYIVRNIGVIVEEEDVLKMVEEFNEKYDIDKIVATGYGRHKISFADKIVPEVIALGKGANYFFKEAEGVIDIGGQDSKVIKMDHDGNVIDFILSDKCAAGTGKFLEKCIDILKIDDDLNKYKSDDIAKISSMCAVFAESEIISLLSKKTPKEDILMGVYESISNRIVPMANKMKMNNIVFSGGVAKNSVLIEVLENKLNKKLLVPEEPQIVCCVGACLMI, from the coding sequence GTGATTTTGGGAATAGATATCGGTTCAACAACTACAAAAATGGTTTTAATGGACGATAAAAACATAGTTGATTATATTGTAAGAAATATCGGGGTTATCGTGGAAGAAGAGGATGTTTTAAAAATGGTTGAGGAATTCAATGAAAAATACGATATAGATAAAATAGTTGCCACAGGATATGGGAGGCATAAAATATCCTTTGCAGATAAAATAGTTCCAGAAGTTATAGCCTTAGGAAAAGGGGCAAATTACTTTTTTAAAGAAGCTGAAGGAGTTATAGATATTGGTGGGCAGGATAGCAAGGTTATAAAGATGGACCACGATGGAAATGTGATTGATTTCATACTTTCAGACAAATGTGCCGCTGGAACTGGTAAATTTTTAGAAAAATGTATTGATATACTTAAAATAGACGACGATTTAAACAAATATAAATCAGATGATATTGCAAAAATCTCGTCCATGTGTGCAGTCTTTGCAGAAAGTGAGATAATATCTTTGTTATCTAAAAAAACACCAAAAGAGGATATTTTAATGGGTGTTTATGAGAGCATATCCAATAGGATTGTTCCGATGGCAAACAAGATGAAGATGAATAATATAGTTTTTAGTGGAGGGGTTGCCAAAAATTCTGTTTTGATAGAGGTTTTAGAAAATAAGTTAAATAAAAAATTACTGGTTCCAGAAGAACCCCAAATAGTATGCTGTGTTGGAGCTTGTTTGATGATTTAA
- a CDS encoding double-cubane-cluster-containing anaerobic reductase — protein sequence MSDLNAINELNEAFANRKDQLYKQKEEGRKVFGLFCSFVPTELILAANGIPVGLCGGKDTTIPAAEEDLPRNICPLIKSSYGFKKTKSCPYFEAADVVIGETTCDGKKKMFELMEKMVPMHIMQLPHFRDERSAKLWLNEVEDLKKMIEETTGNEITEEKLKEAIDKVNEMRKLLYKTYELRAKTPTPIKGTEALKLFQLAYLLDIDTLIPIFEKLVKELEEKVEKGEGYEGKRILISGCPMVAGNTKIVDLIEEVGGVVVGEESCTGTRQFENLVEGYDLEKLAERYFKIPCACVFKNDDRIKRIKELVKEQNADGVVYYTLQYCHTFNVEGARVEEELKKEGIPIIRIETDYSENDKEQLKTRLEAFIEMI from the coding sequence ATGAGTGACCTGAACGCTATAAATGAATTAAACGAAGCATTTGCAAATAGAAAAGACCAGCTCTACAAACAAAAAGAAGAAGGAAGAAAAGTATTTGGTCTTTTTTGCTCATTTGTGCCAACTGAATTAATTTTAGCCGCCAATGGAATCCCTGTAGGATTATGCGGAGGTAAAGACACAACAATTCCTGCTGCAGAAGAGGATTTACCAAGAAATATCTGCCCGTTAATAAAATCATCCTATGGATTCAAAAAAACAAAATCCTGTCCATACTTTGAAGCTGCAGATGTTGTTATTGGAGAAACCACCTGTGATGGAAAAAAGAAAATGTTCGAGCTCATGGAAAAAATGGTTCCAATGCATATAATGCAACTACCACACTTCAGAGATGAAAGATCAGCTAAACTTTGGTTAAACGAAGTTGAAGATCTTAAAAAAATGATTGAAGAAACCACAGGAAACGAAATTACCGAAGAAAAACTTAAGGAAGCAATAGACAAAGTAAATGAAATGAGAAAATTACTCTACAAGACCTATGAACTAAGGGCTAAAACACCAACACCAATTAAAGGTACCGAAGCATTAAAATTATTCCAATTGGCATACTTACTCGATATCGATACTTTAATACCTATCTTTGAGAAGTTGGTAAAAGAGTTGGAAGAAAAAGTTGAGAAAGGGGAAGGTTACGAAGGAAAAAGAATTTTGATATCTGGCTGCCCAATGGTTGCAGGTAACACAAAAATTGTTGATTTAATAGAGGAAGTTGGCGGAGTTGTTGTAGGCGAAGAAAGCTGTACTGGAACAAGACAGTTTGAAAACTTAGTTGAAGGCTACGATTTAGAAAAATTGGCTGAAAGATACTTTAAAATACCATGTGCATGTGTATTCAAAAACGATGATAGAATTAAAAGAATAAAAGAGCTCGTAAAAGAGCAGAACGCCGATGGTGTAGTTTACTACACATTACAATACTGCCACACATTTAACGTGGAAGGGGCAAGAGTTGAAGAAGAACTTAAAAAAGAAGGTATTCCAATCATTAGGATTGAAACCGATTATTCAGAAAACGATAAGGAACAGTTAAAAACAAGATTAGAAGCATTTATTGAAATGATTTAA